CCAATCAACATCGTTCGTGCAACTGTTGAAGGTTTGAAACAATTAAAACGCGCTGAAGAAGTTGCTGCCCTTCGTGGTATTTCAGTTTCTGACTTGGCATAAGAAAGGGGATCACATGGCTCAAATTAAAATTACTTTGACTAAGTCTCCAATCGGACGCATCCCGTCACAACGTAAAACTGTTGTAGCACTTGGACTTGGCAAATTAAACAGCTCAGTTATCAAAGAAGATAATCCAGCAGTACGTGGTATGATTACTGCAGTATCACATTTGGTTA
This Streptococcus anginosus DNA region includes the following protein-coding sequences:
- the rpmD gene encoding 50S ribosomal protein L30; amino-acid sequence: MAQIKITLTKSPIGRIPSQRKTVVALGLGKLNSSVIKEDNPAVRGMITAVSHLVTVEEVK